From Candidatus Edwardsbacteria bacterium RifOxyA12_full_54_48, a single genomic window includes:
- a CDS encoding glutamate--tRNA ligase — translation MPIPVRTRFAPSPTGYMHIGNLRTALYAYLIARARNGQFILRIEDTDQERLVEGSVEVIYNTLNLVGLEHDEGPDIGGPFGPYVQSQRKGIYKEWAEKLISRGGAYYCFCSKEKLESLRKEAGGKETVFKYQDPCREIAPAEAQKRAASGEPCVVRQRIPRGGTTTFQDMVYGSVTVENDTLEDGILLKSDGLPTYNFANVVDDHLMQISHVIRGSEYLSSAPKYNLIYQAMGWEIPAYIHLPLIMKAAGKKLSKREGDASFEDFYHQGYLKEAIVNYIALLGWNPKDDREIFSLDELKQIFSVSGLNNSPAIFDPDKLKWMNAEYIRKLAPEQFNQMAMPYYQKAIKRTDIDLLKLSKLVQLRTEVLSDIPAIVDFIDTLPEYDVSLYVNKKMKTDPAVSLESLKLALSELEKLGSWEHQAIHDTLFKLIEQKGLKTGQMLWPIRTALSGKESSPGGAIDLAEVLGKEETIGRITSGIKLLSKPS, via the coding sequence ATGCCAATACCAGTAAGGACCCGCTTCGCCCCCAGCCCCACCGGCTACATGCATATCGGCAATTTACGGACCGCCCTGTATGCCTACCTGATCGCCCGCGCCAGGAACGGCCAGTTCATCCTGCGGATCGAGGACACCGACCAGGAGCGCCTGGTGGAGGGGTCGGTCGAAGTGATCTATAATACCCTGAACCTGGTGGGCCTGGAACATGACGAGGGGCCGGATATCGGCGGACCATTCGGACCGTATGTCCAGAGCCAGCGCAAGGGCATCTACAAGGAATGGGCCGAAAAGTTGATCTCCCGGGGCGGGGCCTACTACTGCTTCTGCAGCAAGGAAAAATTGGAGTCTTTGCGCAAAGAAGCCGGGGGCAAGGAGACCGTCTTCAAATATCAGGACCCCTGCCGGGAGATCGCTCCGGCCGAGGCCCAAAAGCGGGCTGCCAGCGGCGAACCCTGTGTGGTGCGGCAGAGGATCCCCCGCGGAGGAACGACCACCTTCCAGGATATGGTCTACGGTTCGGTGACGGTGGAGAACGACACCCTGGAGGACGGCATCCTGCTCAAATCGGATGGCCTGCCCACCTACAATTTCGCCAACGTGGTGGACGACCACCTGATGCAGATATCCCACGTCATCCGGGGCAGCGAATATCTTTCTTCAGCGCCGAAATACAATCTGATCTACCAGGCCATGGGCTGGGAGATCCCGGCCTACATCCATCTGCCGCTGATCATGAAGGCCGCCGGCAAAAAGCTCTCCAAGCGGGAGGGCGACGCCTCCTTCGAGGATTTTTACCACCAGGGATATCTCAAGGAGGCCATTGTCAATTATATTGCCCTGCTGGGCTGGAATCCCAAGGATGACCGGGAGATCTTCTCGCTGGATGAGTTAAAGCAGATATTCTCGGTCTCCGGGCTGAATAATTCTCCGGCCATCTTCGATCCCGACAAGCTGAAGTGGATGAACGCCGAGTATATCCGCAAGCTGGCCCCCGAGCAGTTCAACCAGATGGCAATGCCCTACTACCAGAAGGCCATTAAAAGAACGGATATCGATCTTCTTAAACTCAGCAAGCTGGTTCAATTGAGAACTGAAGTATTGAGCGACATACCGGCCATTGTGGATTTTATAGACACCCTGCCGGAATACGATGTTTCGCTTTACGTGAACAAGAAGATGAAGACCGACCCGGCCGTTTCGCTGGAGTCGCTGAAATTGGCCCTGTCCGAACTGGAGAAGTTGGGAAGCTGGGAGCACCAGGCCATACATGATACGCTTTTTAAATTGATAGAACAAAAGGGGCTGAAGACCGGGCAGATGCTGTGGCCCATACGCACCGCCCTATCCGGCAAGGAAAGCTCGCCCGGCGGGGCCATTGACCTGGCGGAGGTGCTGGGAAAAGAGGAGACTATCGGAAGAATTACATCGGGAATAAAATTATTATCTAAACCAAGCTAA
- a CDS encoding tRNA uridine-5-carboxymethylaminomethyl(34) synthesis GTPase MnmE produces MKSNHTIAAIATGPGPAALAMIRISGSDSARIGDAIFTGSLKPSAMESHLLHYGHIVDAGGARLDEAMLVVLRPPHSFTAEQMVEITCHGGGAAAGAVLEAALAAGARPARPGEFSLRAFLNGRIDLAQAEAVCDIINARTGTAARAALERLSGGLSRKIAAVRESLLDAAALVESLIDFPEEDIPPAESGKLINDIDRAREQIARVLAGSKAAMVLKDGARVVIAGRPNVGKSSLFNMLLKEEKAIVTETPGTTRDVLEGWIDIGGIPVRLFDTAGLRDTLDEIESHGMERARGKLEQADLVLLVLDGTGPMDQEDEKLLSQTEKYARLILVNKCDLSQSLVNGTGGSWLKISAVTEEGLPELESSIVARLTDGQGIEPGAASAANARQAQLMGECLKHLEVARNGLQQKLSYDLLASDLKAAIDALGQITGQTIGDDILDRIFEKFCIGK; encoded by the coding sequence ATGAAATCGAACCACACCATAGCCGCCATAGCCACCGGCCCGGGGCCGGCCGCCCTGGCCATGATCAGGATCTCCGGCTCGGATTCGGCCCGGATCGGCGACGCCATTTTCACCGGGAGCCTGAAACCATCGGCGATGGAAAGCCATTTACTGCATTACGGCCACATCGTCGATGCCGGTGGAGCCCGGCTTGACGAGGCCATGCTGGTGGTTTTAAGGCCGCCGCATTCCTTCACCGCCGAGCAGATGGTGGAGATCACCTGCCACGGGGGTGGGGCGGCGGCCGGAGCGGTCCTGGAGGCGGCCCTGGCGGCCGGCGCCCGGCCGGCCCGGCCGGGGGAGTTCTCGTTGCGGGCCTTTCTCAACGGACGGATAGACCTGGCCCAGGCCGAGGCGGTGTGCGACATCATCAATGCCCGGACCGGCACCGCCGCCCGGGCCGCGCTGGAAAGGCTCTCCGGGGGTCTCTCCCGCAAGATCGCCGCCGTCAGGGAGAGCCTGCTGGATGCGGCCGCCTTGGTGGAGTCCCTGATAGACTTTCCCGAGGAGGATATTCCTCCGGCCGAATCCGGCAAATTGATAAATGATATCGACCGGGCAAGGGAGCAGATCGCCAGGGTCCTGGCCGGCAGCAAAGCCGCCATGGTATTAAAGGACGGGGCCCGGGTGGTCATCGCCGGCCGGCCCAACGTCGGCAAATCCAGCCTGTTCAACATGCTGCTTAAAGAAGAGAAGGCCATCGTCACCGAAACCCCCGGAACGACCAGAGATGTGCTGGAGGGCTGGATAGACATCGGGGGCATCCCCGTCCGCCTGTTCGATACCGCCGGCCTCAGGGATACGCTCGATGAGATCGAGTCCCATGGCATGGAACGGGCCCGGGGCAAGCTGGAGCAGGCCGACCTGGTGCTGTTGGTGCTGGACGGGACCGGGCCGATGGACCAGGAGGATGAAAAGCTTTTATCCCAAACCGAAAAATATGCCCGTTTGATCCTGGTGAACAAATGCGACCTGTCGCAATCTCTGGTGAACGGCACTGGCGGATCGTGGCTGAAGATATCGGCCGTCACCGAAGAAGGTTTGCCGGAACTGGAGTCTTCCATTGTGGCCCGGCTTACCGACGGACAGGGCATCGAGCCCGGGGCCGCCTCGGCCGCCAATGCCCGGCAGGCGCAGCTGATGGGGGAATGCCTGAAGCACCTGGAAGTCGCCAGAAATGGCCTACAGCAGAAGCTGTCTTACGATCTTTTGGCCAGCGATCTCAAGGCCGCCATCGATGCTTTGGGCCAGATAACCGGCCAGACCATAGGCGATGATATTCTGGACAGGATCTTCGAAAAATTCTGCATAGGCAAGTGA
- a CDS encoding mechanosensitive ion channel protein MscL, with the protein MFKEFKEFALRGNVLDLAVAVIIGGAFGKIVSSMVNDIIMPPIGRLMGKMDFSQLVIPLARPQGMEFTKITLKSATEANIAVIKIGLFINNVIDFAIVALVIFLVIRLVNKLKKQPVPVPAQPTTKECPFCFSAIALKAVRCPNCTSEIKLPA; encoded by the coding sequence ATGTTCAAAGAATTCAAAGAATTCGCCCTGCGGGGCAACGTGCTGGACCTGGCGGTGGCGGTGATCATCGGCGGGGCCTTCGGCAAGATCGTGTCCTCCATGGTCAACGACATCATCATGCCCCCCATCGGGCGGCTGATGGGCAAGATGGATTTCAGCCAGCTGGTGATACCGTTGGCCAGGCCGCAGGGCATGGAATTCACCAAGATCACCCTAAAATCCGCCACCGAAGCCAATATTGCGGTCATCAAGATCGGCCTGTTCATCAACAATGTGATCGATTTTGCCATCGTGGCCTTGGTGATATTCCTGGTGATCCGGCTGGTCAACAAGCTCAAGAAGCAGCCGGTCCCGGTTCCGGCCCAGCCCACCACCAAGGAGTGCCCGTTCTGCTTCTCGGCCATAGCCCTCAAGGCGGTGCGCTGCCCCAACTGCACCTCGGAGATCAAGCTTCCGGCGTAG
- a CDS encoding GNAT family N-acetyltransferase, which translates to MFEGKKVRLRAYRKEDIPQALEYINDPEVKKNLVIGIPFPLKLEDEEKFFNDMSAFKDAYSFAIETLDGSKYIGGCGTNKVDWKNRYAMVGIFIGDEQYRGKGYGSDAMRVLLRFIFDEMNLDKVKLEVFSFNQRAIKSYVKCGFRQEGVLRQEIFREGKYHDVIMMGILRSEWEKLNS; encoded by the coding sequence ATGTTCGAAGGAAAGAAGGTCCGTTTAAGGGCCTATCGAAAAGAGGATATCCCGCAGGCCCTGGAATACATCAACGATCCCGAAGTGAAAAAGAACCTGGTGATAGGGATTCCCTTCCCCCTGAAACTGGAGGACGAGGAGAAGTTCTTCAATGACATGAGCGCGTTCAAGGATGCGTATTCGTTTGCCATAGAGACCTTGGACGGCTCGAAATACATCGGCGGCTGCGGGACAAACAAGGTCGATTGGAAGAACCGCTACGCCATGGTGGGCATATTCATCGGCGACGAGCAATACCGGGGCAAGGGGTACGGCAGCGATGCCATGAGGGTTTTATTGCGCTTCATCTTCGACGAGATGAACCTGGACAAGGTCAAGCTGGAGGTGTTCTCCTTCAACCAGCGGGCTATCAAAAGCTATGTTAAATGCGGCTTCCGCCAGGAAGGGGTGCTGCGGCAGGAGATATTCCGGGAGGGGAAATACCACGATGTGATCATGATGGGCATCCTGCGGTCGGAATGGGAGAAGCTGAACAGTTAG
- a CDS encoding NADPH-dependent 7-cyano-7-deazaguanine reductase QueF, which produces MPKKNYGLTLLGKKVTRPGGKLEAFPNKYPKRDYQVVLESAEFTAVCPITGQPDFGTITINYVPDRLIIESKSLKLYLWSFRNQGIFHEEAVNKILDDIVKIAKPRRCKVTGFFNARGGIAINVSASYNCEEK; this is translated from the coding sequence ATGCCAAAGAAAAACTATGGACTGACATTATTGGGTAAAAAGGTCACCAGGCCCGGCGGCAAGTTGGAGGCCTTTCCCAACAAGTATCCCAAAAGGGACTACCAGGTGGTGCTGGAATCGGCCGAGTTCACCGCGGTCTGCCCCATCACCGGGCAGCCGGATTTCGGGACCATCACCATCAACTACGTGCCGGACAGGCTGATCATCGAATCCAAATCCTTAAAACTTTACCTGTGGTCCTTCCGCAACCAGGGCATCTTTCACGAGGAGGCGGTCAATAAAATATTGGATGATATCGTCAAGATCGCCAAGCCCCGCCGCTGCAAGGTGACCGGGTTCTTCAATGCCCGGGGGGGTATTGCTATTAACGTAAGCGCCAGCTATAATTGCGAGGAGAAGTAA
- a CDS encoding 6-carboxytetrahydropterin synthase QueD yields the protein MYYVSAVQHFSAAHSLRGYQGKCENLHGHNYKVEVELKGLELTKNGMVVDFTDLRAALDKVLARMDHKHLNEIKPFDRINPTAENIAKLVYEEMLLKFSAKKIKVSQVVVWESEGCKATYGPK from the coding sequence ATGTATTACGTGTCCGCCGTCCAGCATTTTTCCGCGGCCCACAGCTTGCGGGGCTACCAGGGCAAGTGCGAGAACCTGCACGGCCACAACTACAAGGTGGAGGTGGAGCTTAAAGGGCTGGAGCTGACCAAGAACGGCATGGTGGTGGATTTCACCGATCTGCGGGCGGCCCTGGACAAGGTCCTGGCCCGGATGGACCACAAACATCTCAACGAGATCAAGCCGTTCGACAGGATCAACCCCACCGCCGAGAACATTGCCAAGCTGGTCTACGAGGAGATGCTGCTGAAATTCAGCGCCAAAAAGATCAAGGTCAGCCAGGTGGTGGTGTGGGAAAGCGAAGGATGCAAGGCCACCTATGGGCCTAAATAA
- a CDS encoding 7-cyano-7-deazaguanine synthase QueC: MGLNKKAVILLSGGLDSATVLFWAIKKGYHPQALIFDYGQRHSREVASARALCKKTGVPFRVISIKLPWQGSSLLDKKTTLPRAGSVKNIGLKIPSTYVPGRNTLFLSYGLSFAEATGAGAVMIGANALDYSGYPDCRPDFIEAMSKVFKLGTKAGRQGRPIKIVAPLLKLTKSQIIKLGINLGVPYELTWSCYRGGKRPCGTCDSCLLRNKGFDEAGVEDPALN, from the coding sequence ATGGGCCTAAATAAAAAAGCCGTGATCCTGCTGTCCGGCGGGCTGGATTCGGCCACCGTCCTGTTCTGGGCCATAAAGAAAGGCTATCATCCGCAGGCCCTGATATTCGACTACGGCCAGCGGCACAGCCGCGAGGTGGCATCGGCCAGGGCGTTGTGCAAAAAGACCGGCGTGCCCTTTCGGGTCATTTCCATAAAACTGCCCTGGCAGGGCAGCAGCCTGCTGGATAAAAAAACCACACTGCCCAGGGCCGGAAGCGTGAAGAATATCGGATTAAAGATCCCCTCCACCTATGTGCCGGGACGCAACACCCTGTTCCTCAGCTACGGGCTTTCATTTGCTGAAGCTACTGGGGCCGGAGCGGTGATGATCGGGGCCAACGCCCTGGATTATTCGGGCTACCCCGACTGCCGGCCGGATTTTATTGAGGCCATGTCAAAGGTCTTTAAACTGGGCACCAAGGCCGGACGGCAGGGAAGACCGATAAAGATAGTTGCACCGCTTCTTAAACTGACCAAATCCCAAATAATAAAATTGGGAATCAATCTAGGCGTGCCGTATGAGCTGACCTGGTCCTGCTACCGGGGCGGCAAGAGGCCCTGCGGGACCTGCGATTCCTGCCTTTTGAGGAACAAGGGGTTCGATGAGGCGGGGGTCGAAGATCCGGCGCTAAACTAA
- a CDS encoding GTP-binding protein: MKPGIIYKEESYQIVGACFEVYKTMGNGFLEPVYQECLEIEFTRQKIPFVVQKELLLSYRNQVLKQKYKPYFICYDKIVVEIKAVDKIADEHRAQILNYLNATGYKLGLLINFGHYPKIENERFVL, encoded by the coding sequence ATGAAACCCGGAATAATATATAAAGAGGAAAGTTATCAGATCGTAGGTGCTTGTTTTGAGGTATATAAAACCATGGGGAACGGATTTTTGGAACCGGTTTATCAAGAGTGCTTGGAGATAGAATTTACTCGACAAAAAATCCCATTTGTAGTCCAAAAGGAACTTTTATTAAGTTATCGCAACCAGGTGCTGAAGCAAAAATATAAACCTTATTTCATCTGTTACGATAAAATCGTTGTTGAAATCAAAGCTGTGGATAAAATTGCTGATGAACACCGAGCGCAAATATTGAATTACCTGAATGCCACAGGTTATAAACTTGGTTTGCTGATAAATTTCGGGCATTACCCCAAGATTGAAAACGAGAGATTCGTGTTATAA
- a CDS encoding four helix bundle protein yields the protein MATFKKFEDITAWQKARELTRLVYEITKNGNFSKDFGLRDQIRRASVSIMSNIAEGFDRGGRKEFIQYLSIAKGSVGEVKSQLYTALDQKYIAENVFNEAYPLAEEINRLIFSLIKYLGNTDIKGLKYKAIQ from the coding sequence ATGGCTACGTTTAAGAAGTTTGAAGATATCACTGCTTGGCAGAAAGCAAGGGAATTGACCAGATTGGTTTATGAAATTACCAAGAATGGAAATTTTTCCAAGGATTTTGGTTTACGAGATCAAATAAGAAGAGCCTCTGTTTCAATTATGTCAAATATTGCGGAGGGGTTTGACCGTGGCGGCAGGAAAGAGTTTATTCAGTATTTATCGATAGCTAAAGGATCTGTGGGCGAGGTCAAGAGTCAGCTATATACAGCACTGGATCAAAAGTATATTGCGGAAAATGTATTTAACGAAGCCTATCCGCTGGCAGAAGAAATAAATCGTTTGATTTTTAGCCTAATTAAATACCTTGGCAATACTGATATTAAGGGTTTAAAGTATAAAGCTATCCAATAG
- a CDS encoding hydrogenase, translating into MFLKKLCAKAFTKSLWIYHINTGSCNGCDIEIVDVITPYYDAERFGIKLAGSPRHADIMLVSGPVTRQALPSLKRAYDAIPDPKLVIVVGSCGCGGNLWFDTYNVTGGVDKVIPVNFYIPGCPPRPEAILYGVAVALGLAPKKVQAEASVEGPIREGMWK; encoded by the coding sequence ATGTTTCTAAAAAAACTTTGCGCCAAGGCGTTCACCAAATCGCTGTGGATCTACCACATCAACACCGGGTCCTGCAACGGCTGCGACATCGAGATCGTTGACGTCATCACCCCCTACTATGACGCCGAGCGGTTCGGGATCAAGCTGGCCGGATCGCCCCGCCACGCCGACATCATGCTGGTCTCCGGGCCGGTCACCCGGCAGGCCCTGCCGTCCCTCAAGCGGGCCTATGACGCCATTCCCGATCCCAAGCTGGTGATCGTGGTGGGCTCCTGCGGCTGCGGCGGCAACCTGTGGTTCGACACCTACAACGTCACCGGCGGGGTGGACAAGGTGATCCCGGTCAACTTCTACATCCCGGGCTGCCCGCCCCGGCCCGAGGCCATTCTTTACGGAGTGGCGGTGGCCCTGGGGCTGGCGCCCAAGAAGGTCCAGGCCGAAGCTTCAGTGGAAGGGCCGATCCGGGAGGGAATGTGGAAATGA
- a CDS encoding multidrug ABC transporter ATP-binding protein — protein MTKPLVEISGLRKSFGPHQVLKGIDLDILPGEMLAMVGPDGAGKTTLIRAICGLLPFQSGRISVLGHDVPAQMGLIKPHIGYLSQRFSLYGDLTVDENIEFFAEIHGVRDYRARREELLDFTRMKPFRSRLAERLSGGMKQKLALACTLVHTPQVIFLDEPTTGVDPVSRRDFWKILSRLLTDGLTIFLTTPYMDEAERCSRVAMLDKGNILALDSPQNIKLLMGGKVMELVCQDIKRAAQMISEELSPVNVQTFGDRLNVMMPDQGKQWPGLIEKLAAAGMKCDKWQEVSPSLENVFIKLMKPK, from the coding sequence ATGACCAAGCCTTTGGTCGAAATATCCGGCCTCAGAAAATCATTTGGCCCGCATCAGGTGCTGAAGGGAATAGACCTTGATATTCTGCCGGGCGAGATGCTGGCCATGGTGGGGCCGGACGGGGCCGGCAAGACCACCCTGATCAGGGCCATCTGCGGCCTGCTGCCTTTTCAATCCGGCAGGATAAGCGTATTGGGCCATGATGTTCCGGCACAAATGGGCCTGATCAAGCCCCATATCGGGTATCTTTCCCAGCGGTTCAGCCTGTACGGCGATCTGACGGTGGACGAGAATATCGAGTTCTTTGCCGAGATCCACGGGGTGCGTGACTACCGGGCCCGGCGGGAGGAATTGCTTGATTTTACCAGGATGAAGCCCTTCCGCAGCCGCCTGGCCGAAAGACTGTCGGGCGGGATGAAGCAGAAGCTGGCCCTGGCCTGCACCCTGGTCCACACCCCCCAAGTCATATTTCTGGACGAGCCCACCACCGGAGTGGATCCGGTCTCCCGCCGGGATTTTTGGAAGATCCTGTCCCGCCTGCTGACCGACGGCCTGACCATCTTCCTGACCACCCCCTACATGGACGAGGCCGAGAGGTGCAGCCGGGTGGCCATGCTGGATAAAGGCAACATCCTGGCCCTGGACAGCCCCCAGAACATCAAACTGCTGATGGGGGGCAAGGTGATGGAGTTGGTCTGTCAGGATATAAAAAGGGCGGCCCAGATGATATCGGAAGAATTGAGCCCGGTAAATGTCCAGACCTTTGGCGACCGGCTTAATGTGATGATGCCCGACCAGGGAAAACAGTGGCCGGGTTTGATCGAGAAGCTTGCGGCAGCAGGGATGAAATGCGATAAATGGCAGGAGGTGTCCCCCTCGCTGGAGAATGTGTTCATAAAACTGATGAAGCCAAAATAA